The Mangrovivirga cuniculi genomic sequence ATGCAAAAACAATCAGTCTGAGTCAAATTTTTACCCGGCTGATGATCATGTATTTATTTATTCTGACAATACAGTCAGATCAGATGGACATGTATATTTTTCATGGTCGAATTCAGGAGTTGAATTTAATTCTGACGGCAAAAACTTAGAAATAATTTTGGCTGATCACTCATCCGGACAAAGCAGTTCCGGGAAATTAATGCATGGCCATTATGCTGTAATAATAGATGGTGTGGTCAATCAGTATTTTGAGTCCGCTGAAAATAAAACCAGTTACAAAATTGAGCTACCTGAAGGAGATAAACATATAGAAATACGTAGAATTAATGAGCCTAGGGTTTCGACCACTGAATTTATTGGGATTAAAACATCAGGAAAGATTAATAAATCTGATGTACCCGAAAAAGTTAAGATAGAAGTAATAGGCAATTCAATAACTTCAGGTTATGGGAATATTCCTGAAAACACGCCTTGTGGGTTTTCTCCTGAAACACAGGATTTCACTAAATCTTATGCCTTTTTGGTTTCGAAAAAGTTAGGTGCCAGTCTGAATGTCTATGCCTGGTCTGGTAGAGGATTAGTTACGAATTATGATAAATCAACCAGTGGTAATATGACTGAACTATATCCTCATGCTGTACCACATTCCGGGTTTAAAAAAAAGGTTGGCACGGAATATCAACCTGATATAGTTTTTATTCACCTAGGTACTAATGACTTTGCTCATTCGATACCTGATAAAGAAAACTGGATTAAAGCATATTTGAGCTTTATAAAAAGAGTAAATAGTCGGTATCCGGGAACAAATATATTATTACTAGGTGGCCCTACTATTAAAGACAGAGAAAACTTCCCGGCATTTAGTAAACTGTCTGAATATTTAGATGAGATAAATGAACAGGCAAAGATTAAGAACTGGAAAACCTCCGTATTAATAATAGAAAATTTCGATGACGCAGGTAGCGGTTGTGATGCTCATCCAGATTATAAAGCTCATAAAAGGATGGCGGCCACAATAATTAATAAAGTCAATAAAATATTAAAATAAGTCAAGTAAATAAAATATATAATAAAACTAAAATTTAAGTATTCAAAACTTTATAATTTATTTTAAAAAGATAGGGTATTTATTTAATTTTTTATTAATTTCAAATATAGAAAGATTAAGGTTAATGAAGGTGAATTCATATTTTATTTGGGTTTGTTGTTTTTTAGCTTGTTTTTCCCTCCGGTCCCAGACTAGTTCCGCACAACTATTGGTGATCGGAGGGGGAGCAAGTGGAACTGCAGCAGCTATCCAGGCATCCCGATCAGGCATAAATACCATAATTATTGAAAAGACTCCATGGCTAGGGGGAATGTTAACTGCAGCAGGTGTATCTGCCATTGATGGTAATCACAATATGCCCTCAGGAATATGGGGAGAATTCAGAAGTGAATTATACGATTATTACGGGGGACCGAAAGCAGTCGAAACTGGCTGGGTTAGCAACACCCTTTTTGAACCCTCAGTTGGAAATGAAATACTTCAGAAAATGGCTGGCAATCCTGATCTAAAGATCATGTTTGAAACTGAATTTAAAAACATTCGACGTGAAGGTGAGGAATGGATAGTAACAGCAAAAAAAGGCCGGAAAGAAATTCAAATAACTGCGCAAATTGTCATTGATGGAACCGAGTTGGGTGATGTAGCTGCTGCTCTAAAAATACCTTACAGTATTGGAATGGATTCTAAAGAAATGACCGCTGAATCTATCGCTCCGGCCGAATCAAATAATATCATCCAGGATCTGACTTATGTTGCCACCCTTAAAGATTATGGTGAAGGAAAAGACATGACCATTAAAATGCCAGTAAACTACTCCCCTGCTGAATTTGAATGTGCCTGTGATATTAATGACCCTAAAGGAACCACAGCTAAAGGGTCTAGCTGCTGGACAATGCTTCAATATGGCAGATTGCCCAATAATAAATATATGATCAACTGGCCAAACTGCGGGAATGATTATTACCTAAATTTAATTGAAGAAGGAACTGAAAAAAGAGAAGTTCTATATGAAGAGGCTAAACAGCAAACCTTAAGGTTCATATATTTCATTCAGGACGAATTAGGTTTTAGAAATCTCGGTTTAGCTAAAAACGAGTACCCTACTAAAGATGATCTGCCAATGATACCATACCATCGCGAATCGAGAAGAATACATGGTAAGGTAAGGTTAACCGCAGAACATATGAAATCGCCCTTCGACCAGGATAAACCTTTATACCGTACAGGAATTGCTGTAGGTGATTATCCGATCGATCATCATCATGACAAAAACGATAATGCCCCGGAAATAGATTTTATCAATTATAAAATACCCTCCTATAATGTACCAATTGGCGCATTAATACCTGAGACACATGACAATATTATAATAGCAGAAAAAAGTATCAGTGTATCTAATATTGCAAACGGAGCAACCAGGCTTCAACCTGTAGTATTGGGAATTGGACAGGCAGCAGGGGCAATTGCTACAATTGCTATACAAAATGGAGTCTCTACAAAGGAAATAAATATCAGAAAAGTTCAGGAACTGCTTGTGAACTCTTCAGCATATATTATTCCTTATTATGATATCAAGCCAGAAAATCCTCACTTTGAATTAATTCAGAAAATCGGGGCAACTGGAATCCTTCGAGGAACCGGAATCCCTTACAAATGGGCTAATCAGACATGGTTTTATCCTGACCAACCAATCAGTCAATACAAACTATTGATCGGATTGAAGGATATCTATCCACAACTTCATAGCGAACATGGATCAGGTGAATTAATTACCCTTGGAAAGTTGATTGAATGGATGAAATTAATTGATAGTGACATCGAATCAACCACATTACCTGAGGAAGTAAAAGATTTAAAAAATAACTCAGTCCTGACACGATTGGAAGTAGCATTAATAATCAATCATTATCTGGATCCTTTTAATATAGAAATAGATTTTAAAGGTAAAATAAACCCAAATAACTAATTTTTTCATGTCATTAAGTCTGATAGACATAGTAATAATTTTCACTTACATCGCTGGCATTGTATTTCTTGGATTCTATATATCCAAAAAAGCATCCACAGACCTGCAATCCTATTTTTTAGGTGGAAATAAACTCAAATGGTATTATCTCGGGCTAAGTAATGCTTCCGGGATGTTCGACATTTCCGGTACAATGTGGACCGTCAGTATCTTATTTGTTTATGGACTTAAAAGTGCCTGGATTCCATGGCTCTGGCCGGTTTGGAACCAGGTATTCATTTTTGTCTTCCTGGCCATTTGGTTAAGGCGCTCTAATGTGATGACCGGAGCTCAATGGATTACCTTCAGATTCGGCGACGGCGAAGGTTCCAGACTTTCACATATTATAATAGTTATCTTTGCGGTTGTTTCAGTAATTGGGTTTATGGCCTATTTCTTTGAGGGAATTGGAAAGTTCTGCACAGCTATTCTTCCCTGGGACCTTGCATTTTCAATTAATGGATTTGAGATATCCTCTGAGCAGTCATATGGATTAATTGTCTGTTCAGTCACAACTCTATATACGGTGAAGGGCGGTATGTACAGCGTGGTTGCAACAGAGATTCTTCAATTTCTTATAATGACGGTATCCTGCTTTGTCGTGGGATATATAGGATATACCACAGTAACCGGAGCTGAAATAGATGCTGCTGTTCCTCCCGGGTGGAAAGACTTACTATTTGGATGGGAACTTGATCTCGACTGGAGCAATACAAACCTTCCCGATGTCAATAAAAAAATTGAAAGTGATGGGTTTTCAATGTTTGGAACCCTTTTCATGATGATGCTCTTTAAAGGTATATTTTCTTCTATCGCAGGACCAGTCCCGAGCTATGATATGCAACGAGTGTTATCTGCAAGAAAGCCTTCTGAAGCAGCAAAAATGAGTTTTACAACCATCTGGGTAATGTATATCCCCCGATATCTGATGATTGCAGGATTTGCCGTACTCGCGCTTGTTCATCTGGCACCAGAATTTAAAGCAATGGGTGGAAACATCGACTTTGAGCGAACTTTGCCCCTTGCAATTAACAAATTCGTACCTGATGGATTTAAGGGATTGCTCCTTGCTGGTTTTTTATCTGCTTTTATGGGTACTTTTTCTGCCTTCATCAATTCAGCACCTGCTTATATCGTTAACGATATCTATAAGAAATATATCAATCCAAATGCCTCCGACAAAAAGTATGTCAGACTAAGTATTCTTTCTTCAATACTGCTGGCAACAATAGGGATTGTATTTGGCTTTAATGTAAACTCACTTAATGAGTTAACTCTTTGGATAACTTCTGCACTTTATGGCGGATATGTAGCAGCGAATATGCTTAAATGGATATGGTGGAGATTTACAGGATATGGCTATTTCTGGGGAATGCTATTTGGATTAATAGCCAGTACAGTCAAACTATTTGTATTTCCTGAAATCGTAGACATTTATGTATTTCCAATAATTTTTGCCTTTTCATTGCTCGGTGCAATTATCGGCACCTATATGAAACCCCTTGAAAACCGGGAAGCTGTTAAAGAATATTACAGGAGAACTAAACCATGGGGTTTCTGGGGTCCTATAAAAAAGGAGGTTATGGCTGAAAACCCGGATTTTGAACCGAATAAAAACCTGAAGCGTGATGCTGTAAATATTTTGGTTGGGATAGTATGGCAGATGGCACAGGTTGTATTGCCGATATATTTCATTATCAGGGAAAACTATAAAGCATTAGTATGGGTGATCATCTTTATTGTTACAACATGGATCCTTAAAAAGAACTGGTGGGACAAATTGAAAGATGTGGATGATGAAGAATATATAAAATCGTAAAGAAATGAAAATTACAGGAACATTCATCGATGAAATATCTCATGACATCCCCATCAAAACTGGGGTAAAAAGGAGTGGGATAAAGATTTCCAGTATATGAAAAGCATCGGTATAGATACTGTTATTATGATCAGGTCTGGTTACCGGCGTTTTATTACTTATCCTTCAAATTATCTGATAAATAATCAAGGATGCTACCACCCCCTGTCGATTTGGTTGAAATGTTTCTTCAGTTAGCCGAAAAATATGATATGAAATTTTATTTCGGTCTTTATGATAGCGGTAAATACTGGGACACCGGGAATATGGATTATGAAATAGACGCAAACAGGTATGTCATTGATGAAGTCTGGGGAAAATATGGTCACTACAAAAGTTTTGGAGGATGGTATTTAAGCATGGAGATAAGCCGAAAAACAAAAGGTGCAGGTGAAGCTTTCAAAAACTTAGGAATGCAATGTAAAGAGGTTAGCAATGGCCTCCCAACCTTTATATCTCCATGGATAGATGGAAAAAAGGCTGTCATGGCTTCATCTGACAACCTATCGAAACAAGATTCGATATCGGTTGAAGAACATAAAAAAGAATGGGAAGATATTTTCGGAACCATGCAAGGAGCTGTGGATGCAGTAGCGTTTCAGGACGGACATATAGACTATCATGAATTGGAAGAATTCTTTACTGTCAATAAAGAACTCGCTGATCAATTTAATATGCAGTGCTGGACAAATGCAGAAACTTTTGACCGGGACATGCCTATTAAGTTTTTACCGATCAAGTTCGAAAAACTCAAACTTAAATTAGATGCTGCCCGAAAAGCAGGCTACGATAAGGCGATAACATTTGAGTTTTCTCACTTTATGAGCCCCCAATCTGCATACTTACAAGCAGGGCACTTATTTAACAGATACAAAGAGTACTTAAAAAAATATAGATAATGGAGGGATATGCTTTAAAATATAAAGAAGAATTATTAGAAAACGTTATTCCCTTTTGGCTGAAATATTCAAAAGACACTGAATATGGAGGTTATTTCACTTGTCTCGAAAGAGATGGCAAAGTGTTCGACACTGATAAGTTTATGTGGTTGCAAGGACGGGAAGTCTGGCAGTTTGCAACTCTCTACGATAAGGTGGAAAACAATCCGGAATGGCTTGACATGGCTATTCATGGAGCTGAGTTTATGAAAAAATACGGCCGGGATAAAGAGGGTAACTGGTACTTTTCTCTTAATCAACAAGGCAGGCCCCTGGTACAACCATATAATATATTCTCTGACTGTTTTGCAGCGATGGCATTTGGTGCTCTATATAAAGTTCATCAAAAAGATGAATATGCTGACATTACCGTCAAGACATTTGAAAACATACTTAAACGCAGAGACAATCCTAAGGGGAAATATAATAAAGCATATCCGGGAACCAGGGATTTGAAAAACTTTGCACTGCCGATGATCCTGTGTAATCTTTCATTGGAATTGGAACACCTGATAGACAAGTCCATTGTAGATAATTTAATTGAAGAAACAATTCATGAGGTTATGGATGTCTTTTATCATGAAGAAACAGGATTAATTCTCGAAAATGTTAATACAAATGGCTCGTTTAATGATTCATTCGAAGGAAGAGTTTTAAACCCCGGGCATGCCATTGAAGCTATGTGGTTTGTTATGGACCTGGCAAAGAGACTGGATGACTCAAAACTAATTCAAACAGCAACAACCAGGGCCTATAAAATGATGGACCACGGGTGGGATCGTGAGCATGGAGGAATACTCTACTTCATGGATATCAAAAACAAACCTCCTCAACAACTGGAATGGGATCAAAAGTTATGGTGGGTTCATCTTGAGACACTGGTATGTCTTGCAAAGATCTATCAATTGACCGAGGATGGAGAAGCCTTAAGAAGATTTAAAATTGTACATGATTACACCTGGGAACATTTCAGGGATCCAGCATATGGTGAATGGTTTGGCTATTTAAATCGCCAGGGAAATGTTTCTCTACCGCTAAAAGGTGGAAAATGGAAGGGTTGTTTTCATGTTCCCAGAGGATTGCTGCAAGTATGGCAGACACTGGATAAAGTAACAGCTGATAAAGTTATTTAACCGAAGAAATATACAGTCATGAAAAGATTAAACTTTTTTGAAGAAACCAGATACGAAAAACTTCCGGTTAAGGTATTTCCGGATAAAAATATAGCCTCAATAAAAGTGGCTCAACGCATTGCTGAGATTATAAAACGCAAGAATTCAAAAAACGAATATGCTGTATTAGGATTGGCTACAGGTCAAACTCCTGTCGGTGTTTACGCAGAGTTAGTCCGGATGCATAAAGAAGAAGGACTGAGCTTTCAAAATGTGATCACCTTCAATCTGGATGAATATTATCCAATGAAACCTACATCTGCTCAGAGCTATGTAGCATTTATGAATTACCATCTCTTTGATCACGTTGATATTAAGCCGGAAAATGTAAACATTCCTGATGGTACTTTAGACAAAGAAAATATTCATGATTATTGCCTGCAATACGAAAATAAAATTTCAGAAGCCGGAGGCATGGATATCCAGGTATTGGGAATCGGTCGAACAGGTCATATTGGATTTAATGAGCCAGGTTCTGCTCCCAATTCCGGAACCAGATTAGTGACTCTTGATGATCTAACACGAAGTGATGCTTCGAGGGATTTCGGAGGCAAGGAGAATGTTCCGACGAAGGCAATAACGATGGGTATTGGGACAATTTTCAAAGCAAAAGAAATTGTTTTGCTTGCATGGAGTAAGAAAAAAGCACCGATAGTTAAAAGAGCAGTGGAAGAAGAAATGTCAGGTGATGTTCCTGCTACATTTCTTCAGATGTCAGATACTGTTGAATTTATCTTAGATGAAGATGCCGCTTCCGAACTAACCAGATTTGACACTCCATGGTTGGTAAAAGATTGTACCTGGACTCCGGAATTGATCAAAAAAGCGGTAATCTGGCTTTCTGAAGAAACTGATAAGCCAATATTGAAGCTTACAGAAGATGATTATAATAATAATGGAATGGCTCAGCTCGTAGTTGATAAGGGGCCGGCTTATGATATAAATATTGATATTTTCAACAAGATTCAGCATACCATTACAGGGTGGCCCGGAGGGAAACCCGGGGCTGATGATAGTCAACGACCTGAAAGAGCCGAACCAGCCAGAAAGACATCATTAATTTTTTCACCTCACCCTGATGATGATGTAATTTCTATGGGAGGTACTTTTATCAGACTCGTAGATCAGGGTCATAATGTTCACGTAGCCTATCAAACTTCCGGGAATACGGCAATCTGGGATCATGATGTACTTAGGTTTGTAGAATTCGCTATTGATTTTAACAAGAGTATTGGCGAAAGCACTGAAAATCTAGAATCGACTTATAAAAAAATGAGGGACTTTCTTAGCAAGAAGGAACCTAACCAACTTGATTTGAAAGAAATCCTTAATGTTAAAGGTTTCATAAGAAAAACTGAAGCTATCGCAGGAGCTCGTTTTGCAGGATTACCGGATAAGAACATTCACTTTATGAATCTACCTTTTTATGAAAGAGGTAAAACTGAATCAAATCCGGATAAGGAAGACGATATAGTTCTTACTATGGAATTACTTCAAAAATTAAAGCCTAACCAGGTATTTGCAGCGGGAGATTTTGCAGACCCACATGGCACACATATAAAATGTTTCAATATTGTCCTTGAAGCAATGAACAGGTTACGCGAAAAGGAAGAATGGATTCAGGATACCTGGCTTTGGATGTACAGAGGAGCCTGGCATGAATTTGAAATGCACCAGATTGAAATGGCTGTACCTCTTTCTCCCAATGAAGTCATTAAAAAGCGAAATGCTATATTTAAACATCAATCACAAAAAGACACCCCGGTTTTTCCAGGAGATGATGACAGGGAATTTTGGGTGAGAGCTGAAGATCGGAACAGGGAAACTGCAAAATGTTACCATGATCTTGGTTTTGCTGAATATGAGGCAATGGAAGCATTTGTGCGATGGAAATTTAAATGATGTGTGATTTTTTTTCGTGCAGATTTTTTAAATTGGAAGGAAAACTCAAATTAACATGACCCTATCACCAATTCTTATCGTCTCTGCTATAGTTTTGATCATTGCGTATCGAACTTATGGTAATTTCGTAGCCGGTAAGCTCAAGATAAATAACAAAAATAGTACTCCGGCACACACCCATAAGGATGGCATAGACTATGTGCCGGAAAAAGTTCCTGTGGTATTGGGTCATCATTTTGCTTCTATTGCCGGAGCAGGACCTATCATCGGACCAATAATAGCCGTTACTTTCGGATGGATACCAGCGATAATCTGGATTCTGATCGGAGGAATATTTTTTGGTGCTGTACATGATCTCACTAGCATGATGGCATCAATCAGGCACCAGGGAAAATCAATTGGCGTCATAATCCATCAATACATAGGCACTAACGGTAAAAGGCTCTTTCTCATTTTTAGTTTCGCCACTTTAATTTTGGTAATAGCTGTATTCGTTGATATCATAGCAAAAACTTTTGTCAGTAATCCGAGCGTTGCCACTGCTTCATTGATCTTCATCGTTCTTGCCATAATTTTTGGAGTAATCAATAAAAATATAAAGTCTAAAGCTCACTTCATAATCTTGTCAGCTCTAGGAGTAATATTGATGTATACTGCTTCATTTACCAGTATTCTGATTCCGATCGAATTAAGCTATACTACCTGGGTAATCGTTTTGATGACATATGCCTTTATTGCGTCAGTAACTCCGGTATCTTTTTTACTACAGCCTAGAGATTATTTAAGCAGTTTTTTACTGTACGGTTTGATCGTTTTTGCTGTTGTAGGTGTGATGATTAGTAATCCTGAGATTAAAATGGACACTTCGGTTACATTGAAATCTGAGGCCTTAGGATATATGTTTCCGGTGCTTTTTGTTACCATCGCCTGTGGAGCAATCAGTGGTTTTCATTCACTCGTAGCATCGGGTACAACTTCAAAACAGATCGACAAGGAAAAAGATGCTAAAGCAATCGGTTTTGGTGGTATGCTGATCGAATCCTTTCTGGCAATATTATCTGTAGGTGCAGTGGTAGTAATGTCTAAAACTGATTACGTTGCTAAATTATCTGAAGTCGGACCGGTCTCGATGTTTGCAGATGGAATGGGAGGTATGATTTCAGCATTAGGTATTTCTCCTGAGTTCGCTATTACTTTTGTCGCATTAACGGTATCGGCCTTTGCTCTAACCACACTTGATACTTGTACCCGATTAGCAAGGTTTACTTTCCAGGAATTTTTTGAAGACATTGAACACAAGGCTACCGGGAAAGTTACCCAAAACAGATATCTAGCCACTTTTATTGTCGTTTTATTATCGGTACTATTATTACTCTCCGGTGAATTCACAACCCTCTGGCCTATCTTTGGGTCTGCAAACCAGTTGCTTGCTGCACTAGCGTTACTGGCAGTTTCAGTCTGGCTGATCAAGCAAGATGTAAAACCCGGATTTGTGCTGATACCAATGTATTTTATGTTTGCAGTAACACTAACTTCTTTGCTACTTTTCGCAATTTCTAATTATGATAAAGGAGTTTATATATTATCAATAATAGCAGGATTGCTTTTCATCCTTTCTATTGCTCTGATTTACTATGCAAGGCGAAGTTTGAAAAAAGAACTCCAGACGACTTGATGATAGGTATATAAAAAATAAGTCCTGACAAAAAGCCAGGACTACATATAAACCTCATGCCCCTAAGGTTATACTATTTATTTCTTAACTAAGTGTTTCTTATTTTGTTTAGGAATTTTATTCTTTATTTAAAATCAGGTCGTGTTTAGCTAAAACATTGAGGAATTCCCTGGCTACTCCTATGTCTGTATAGTTTTGTTCTGCGGTTTCTCTCGCCTGATCAGCGATGCTTTTTCTTAAAGAATCATCATTCTTTAATTTAATAATTGATTCAGCAATAGCTTCTGAAGTATTTTCAACTAACCAGATATTTTTCTCATGCTCAAATCCTTCTCTGATTCCTTCTGTATCTTTTGTGATAATGGGTTTACCAACAGCTGCGTAGTGATATATTTTATTTGGAATAACAATATCAGTTTTGATAGAATCACCAAAGATCCCAAGACATATATCGAAAGAATTCAACATACCTCCCAGCTCATCGTAGGGCTTTAGCCCATGAAAATGGATGTTTTTTAAATTATTCTCTTGTTTGGCAAGTTTATTAATTTCATTGTAAAGTGGACCTTTACCGATTATATCAAATCGAATATCTTTTTCTTCCCGGAGGATTTTAGCAGCTCCAACTATCTTGTCTACACCCTGAAGTGGATTGAAAGTCCCGTAAAATCCAACCCGGAATGAATTATCATTGGTGGAAGCACGATTTTCGGGATTAAAATCTTCTGGTATAAATCCCACGTGAACAACTCCCATTTTAGAATATTCCACATCAAATTGGTCATGAAAGTATTTTTCGTGTAAATGAGTATCACAAATAACTACATCAGCCTTTGTTAATGGAATTTTATCTTTTAAATAGTTCTTAACACCTCTAATCGAATATTTACTAACTTTCTTATAATCGAAAACTTTAGTCATATATTTCGAGATCAGGGGATCAAAAACAATGGGTTTATTTTTAATCACCTTTTTGATAAACCATACCTCCAGATGAGTAAATGGGGCATATAGATTAAATCAGCATCCTCCGCTAACAACCTCAGTTTTTTTCTACTGACCTTAAATTTTGATTTGAAAGGGAATTCGGTAACCTCAACACCCAGTTTCTTTAGTCCGGAGACCAGCACCTTATTTCTATTATATTCAGGATCGTAAATACCGGTTACCAGAATTTTCATGATTATTCAATAATTTCACTATTAATACATATGCTCAAATTGAGCAACTCTGAAATCTTTTAAAAAAAATTTTTACAATAATGAGTTTTTAGAGCATCAATACCAACTATGTTCAGTGAATAATTAAAGTATCTCCATAAACTGAATTTATAAATCAAGTTGACAGATCATTCAGGTCGCTCAAGAGCAAGCCTGTCCCAGTTCCCTGTATTAGCAGCAGCTTCATAGGTCGTCTTAAGAAAACAGAGTAAAGTGGCATTTGGATTTGATGATGACCTCACAGCTTTATAGGGAAGAAAATATTCTCCCATATCCTCACTATAAAAAGCCTGTTCGGGTAAAACTTTTTGTGCTCCGAAATCTTTTGGAGTAGGATAGCAGTAAGAATAAAATACCGGTTCAGGAAAATCATCACTACCTGGCCAGAAACCTACACTACTCACCTCCTGACTATACGCTTCTTTCATCACATCGCCGGGCATGTGCGGTGCTATACCGGGATGCTCTGGTGCAATCCTGCCAGAAAACCTGGTTAAAGCTATATCAAAGGCACCCCAGAAAAAGTGTATCGGACTGCATTTTCCAATAAATCCGCTCCTGAAATAAGAAAAGATATTGTGCACATGAACAGCTATCTGCCAGTAATCTGTCATTGCCTCCTTATCATATGATTTATCTTCTTCATTCTCATAAAATGGGGTATTATCCGGCAACTCATTAGGGCGCGGATATATTGAGATCATAATCCCTACAGATTCAAGGCTTTCAAAGATTGTTTTGTAAAAATCAGCGACAGATCTTGGATAAAGGTCTATTTCAACGGTTTTTTCAAATGTGGATGATATATTAAGCTTATGATTTACAAAATCGAAATTAATCTCAAAAATACCATTACCATAAGGTATGCTACCAGTAGATAGGCCGTGAGTGGTAATATATAAAGAAGTATGCCATGAATGATTTTGCCAGGGCATGGCAACTAACCTAATCTTTCCAACGATCTGAGTCCACAGGTGAACAGTCTTAAGAGTATCTTTCCATTTTTCATAAGGTAATTCAGGCCAGGGCCCGGAACATTGGGGATGTGTGTATTAGTCATAATAATCAGGGGTTTACCCTAATTTACTAATTGCCAATGATTATCTCCGATCTCAATACTATTAATTTAATCTTTACTATGAACAACTTAATTTTAATTAAATGGCAATCTTTGATAGAAACTTTTTAACCGCAGTAAAGTAACTTGAAGGGTTTTCTATAAATGGAAAGTGCCCCGAATTTTTTATCAGCTTAAAATAGGAATGTTGAAAATAACTGTCTATTGATGATTCTGTTTTAACTTCTATTGATGCCTCCGTATCCCCATAAATAATCAAAACGGGACATTTAATTTT encodes the following:
- a CDS encoding SGNH/GDSL hydrolase family protein → MIKSKYILPLIFLFGCKNNQSESNFYPADDHVFIYSDNTVRSDGHVYFSWSNSGVEFNSDGKNLEIILADHSSGQSSSGKLMHGHYAVIIDGVVNQYFESAENKTSYKIELPEGDKHIEIRRINEPRVSTTEFIGIKTSGKINKSDVPEKVKIEVIGNSITSGYGNIPENTPCGFSPETQDFTKSYAFLVSKKLGASLNVYAWSGRGLVTNYDKSTSGNMTELYPHAVPHSGFKKKVGTEYQPDIVFIHLGTNDFAHSIPDKENWIKAYLSFIKRVNSRYPGTNILLLGGPTIKDRENFPAFSKLSEYLDEINEQAKIKNWKTSVLIIENFDDAGSGCDAHPDYKAHKRMAATIINKVNKILK
- a CDS encoding FAD-dependent oxidoreductase produces the protein MKVNSYFIWVCCFLACFSLRSQTSSAQLLVIGGGASGTAAAIQASRSGINTIIIEKTPWLGGMLTAAGVSAIDGNHNMPSGIWGEFRSELYDYYGGPKAVETGWVSNTLFEPSVGNEILQKMAGNPDLKIMFETEFKNIRREGEEWIVTAKKGRKEIQITAQIVIDGTELGDVAAALKIPYSIGMDSKEMTAESIAPAESNNIIQDLTYVATLKDYGEGKDMTIKMPVNYSPAEFECACDINDPKGTTAKGSSCWTMLQYGRLPNNKYMINWPNCGNDYYLNLIEEGTEKREVLYEEAKQQTLRFIYFIQDELGFRNLGLAKNEYPTKDDLPMIPYHRESRRIHGKVRLTAEHMKSPFDQDKPLYRTGIAVGDYPIDHHHDKNDNAPEIDFINYKIPSYNVPIGALIPETHDNIIIAEKSISVSNIANGATRLQPVVLGIGQAAGAIATIAIQNGVSTKEINIRKVQELLVNSSAYIIPYYDIKPENPHFELIQKIGATGILRGTGIPYKWANQTWFYPDQPISQYKLLIGLKDIYPQLHSEHGSGELITLGKLIEWMKLIDSDIESTTLPEEVKDLKNNSVLTRLEVALIINHYLDPFNIEIDFKGKINPNN
- a CDS encoding sodium:solute symporter family protein, with product MSLSLIDIVIIFTYIAGIVFLGFYISKKASTDLQSYFLGGNKLKWYYLGLSNASGMFDISGTMWTVSILFVYGLKSAWIPWLWPVWNQVFIFVFLAIWLRRSNVMTGAQWITFRFGDGEGSRLSHIIIVIFAVVSVIGFMAYFFEGIGKFCTAILPWDLAFSINGFEISSEQSYGLIVCSVTTLYTVKGGMYSVVATEILQFLIMTVSCFVVGYIGYTTVTGAEIDAAVPPGWKDLLFGWELDLDWSNTNLPDVNKKIESDGFSMFGTLFMMMLFKGIFSSIAGPVPSYDMQRVLSARKPSEAAKMSFTTIWVMYIPRYLMIAGFAVLALVHLAPEFKAMGGNIDFERTLPLAINKFVPDGFKGLLLAGFLSAFMGTFSAFINSAPAYIVNDIYKKYINPNASDKKYVRLSILSSILLATIGIVFGFNVNSLNELTLWITSALYGGYVAANMLKWIWWRFTGYGYFWGMLFGLIASTVKLFVFPEIVDIYVFPIIFAFSLLGAIIGTYMKPLENREAVKEYYRRTKPWGFWGPIKKEVMAENPDFEPNKNLKRDAVNILVGIVWQMAQVVLPIYFIIRENYKALVWVIIFIVTTWILKKNWWDKLKDVDDEEYIKS
- a CDS encoding DUF4434 domain-containing protein translates to MLPPPVDLVEMFLQLAEKYDMKFYFGLYDSGKYWDTGNMDYEIDANRYVIDEVWGKYGHYKSFGGWYLSMEISRKTKGAGEAFKNLGMQCKEVSNGLPTFISPWIDGKKAVMASSDNLSKQDSISVEEHKKEWEDIFGTMQGAVDAVAFQDGHIDYHELEEFFTVNKELADQFNMQCWTNAETFDRDMPIKFLPIKFEKLKLKLDAARKAGYDKAITFEFSHFMSPQSAYLQAGHLFNRYKEYLKKYR
- a CDS encoding AGE family epimerase/isomerase, yielding MEGYALKYKEELLENVIPFWLKYSKDTEYGGYFTCLERDGKVFDTDKFMWLQGREVWQFATLYDKVENNPEWLDMAIHGAEFMKKYGRDKEGNWYFSLNQQGRPLVQPYNIFSDCFAAMAFGALYKVHQKDEYADITVKTFENILKRRDNPKGKYNKAYPGTRDLKNFALPMILCNLSLELEHLIDKSIVDNLIEETIHEVMDVFYHEETGLILENVNTNGSFNDSFEGRVLNPGHAIEAMWFVMDLAKRLDDSKLIQTATTRAYKMMDHGWDREHGGILYFMDIKNKPPQQLEWDQKLWWVHLETLVCLAKIYQLTEDGEALRRFKIVHDYTWEHFRDPAYGEWFGYLNRQGNVSLPLKGGKWKGCFHVPRGLLQVWQTLDKVTADKVI